A stretch of the uncultured Cohaesibacter sp. genome encodes the following:
- the dxr gene encoding 1-deoxy-D-xylulose-5-phosphate reductoisomerase: protein MKREPKVISVLGATGSVGDSSLDIIASSPERYRVGAVTANGNVDKLAQIAIETKAGFAAVADEQCFDALKDALCGTGIAVGAGEAGLAEAAAWPADMVVGAIVGAAGIRPTMAALEAGNQVALANKEALVCAGDLVMAAARQLGKPILPVDSEHSAIFQIFDDANRDEIEDVTITASGGPFRTWAQGDIENASPEQALNHPNWSMGAKVTIDSASLMNKGLEVIEAHHLYDMPLEKLKVIVHPQSIIHGLVTYSDGSMLAHLGAADMRIPVAHCLAWPDRAPANTRRISLVEIAQLTFEVPDMERFPCLDLALEALRVGGNLPNIMNAANEVAVAAFLDHQLPFGGIARMVGSVMDRFVQLGDVGAVESIDAVLATDAAARCVADEVRVSLL, encoded by the coding sequence ATGAAGCGTGAGCCGAAGGTGATATCGGTGCTTGGCGCAACTGGATCGGTTGGCGATTCGTCTCTGGATATTATTGCCTCTTCGCCTGAGCGGTATCGCGTTGGTGCCGTTACCGCCAATGGCAATGTCGACAAGCTGGCGCAAATAGCAATTGAAACCAAGGCGGGCTTTGCTGCGGTTGCCGATGAACAGTGCTTTGACGCGCTCAAGGATGCGCTCTGCGGCACCGGCATTGCGGTCGGGGCCGGGGAAGCGGGGCTGGCAGAAGCTGCCGCCTGGCCTGCGGATATGGTGGTTGGCGCGATTGTTGGCGCTGCGGGTATCCGTCCGACCATGGCAGCGCTGGAGGCTGGCAATCAGGTGGCGCTGGCCAACAAGGAGGCGCTTGTCTGCGCCGGGGATTTGGTGATGGCGGCGGCCCGTCAATTGGGCAAGCCTATCTTGCCGGTTGATTCTGAGCATAGTGCCATTTTCCAGATCTTCGATGATGCCAATCGCGACGAAATCGAGGATGTGACCATCACCGCATCAGGCGGCCCGTTCCGCACATGGGCGCAAGGGGACATCGAGAATGCAAGCCCGGAGCAGGCGCTCAACCACCCCAATTGGTCGATGGGGGCAAAGGTGACGATTGATTCCGCTTCGCTGATGAATAAAGGGCTGGAAGTCATCGAGGCGCATCATCTCTATGATATGCCACTGGAAAAATTGAAAGTAATCGTCCATCCACAATCGATCATTCACGGTCTGGTCACTTATAGCGATGGCTCCATGTTGGCTCATCTGGGGGCGGCTGACATGCGCATTCCCGTTGCCCACTGTCTAGCTTGGCCAGATCGGGCTCCTGCCAATACGCGCCGGATTTCGCTGGTAGAAATCGCCCAGTTGACCTTTGAAGTGCCGGATATGGAGCGTTTTCCGTGTCTTGATCTCGCTCTTGAAGCCTTGCGCGTGGGTGGTAACCTGCCCAATATCATGAATGCAGCCAATGAAGTTGCGGTTGCTGCCTTTTTGGATCATCAATTGCCCTTTGGCGGCATTGCGCGGATGGTTGGATCGGTCATGGATCGGTTCGTTCAGTTGGGTGACGTGGGGGCGGTCGAATCCATCGATGCGGTGCTGGCGACCGATGCTGCGGCAAGGTGCGTGGCTGACGAAGTGCGGGTAAGCTTGCTATAA
- a CDS encoding alpha/beta hydrolase: protein MAGTPDKKLMEIDARFSFRPPADQPVSLAEARQRSHEIRLDLIGRHHDTVAVEDNPLATIYRSSQSAVRADEIILYIHGGGWCKCDLVTHGSILTDLAGLSGRAVYGLTYPLAPEAPYPQAIDKLFAQIEAIAKANSAKLVLAGDSAGANLALALALRARDEGKEWPISALLLWYGCYRYTFDTSSHLAYGDGSNGLATAGMKQMWDDYIAGQTDLRYADLSDADMAGLPPAYLCEAECDCLADDTRWLAGRLVDAGVAHHYDPVPSVIHGFIHFSAHYDASYRSLKRATDFLDVAAS, encoded by the coding sequence ATGGCTGGAACTCCGGACAAAAAGTTGATGGAGATTGATGCGCGTTTTTCCTTTCGCCCGCCTGCTGATCAACCTGTCAGTCTGGCAGAGGCGCGGCAGCGGAGCCATGAAATTCGCCTTGATCTCATTGGACGCCATCATGACACAGTGGCTGTCGAGGACAATCCGCTGGCGACGATCTATCGTTCCAGCCAATCGGCTGTGCGGGCCGACGAAATCATCCTGTATATTCACGGGGGTGGCTGGTGCAAATGCGATCTGGTCACCCATGGCAGCATTCTGACCGATTTGGCGGGTTTGAGTGGTCGGGCGGTTTATGGTCTGACCTATCCGTTGGCTCCCGAAGCGCCTTATCCGCAGGCTATCGACAAATTGTTCGCGCAGATCGAAGCAATCGCGAAAGCGAACTCTGCCAAACTGGTTTTGGCCGGGGACAGTGCGGGCGCCAATCTGGCGCTGGCGCTGGCTTTGAGAGCGCGGGATGAAGGCAAGGAATGGCCAATTTCTGCCTTGTTGCTTTGGTATGGTTGCTATCGTTACACTTTCGATACATCATCGCATCTGGCCTATGGAGATGGCAGTAATGGGCTGGCAACTGCTGGCATGAAGCAAATGTGGGATGACTATATCGCAGGCCAAACCGATTTGCGCTATGCAGACTTGAGCGACGCTGATATGGCAGGGTTGCCACCTGCTTATTTGTGCGAGGCGGAATGTGATTGCCTTGCGGATGACACGCGATGGCTGGCTGGGCGGCTGGTTGATGCAGGGGTTGCGCATCATTATGATCCGGTGCCGTCTGTCATTCATGGCTTCATTCATTTCAGCGCCCATTATGACGCGAGTTATCGCTCGCTGAAACGGGCTACGGACTTTCTTGATGTTGCCGCCTCTTAA
- the rseP gene encoding RIP metalloprotease RseP: MEFLQSVFSAGSGLLGYAIPALFVLTIVVFFHELGHFLVGRWCGVTIKAFSIGFGRELFGFYDKHGTRWKFSLIPLGGYVKFEGDENAASVPDQEALDSMGKDAREGSLHAQPLWARAAIVAAGPIANFLLSIVIFGTLLFAYGKPLMVPRVDSVVEDSAAAEAGFKPGDIMVSIDGTPIEAFVDVQRVVALSSEDTLKIVVDRDGKLVTLSTTPRRTEVTDQFGNKQKIGVLGIRHQARPEDVKLKKYGPVEALWGGVEETYFIVERTLGYIGRIFVGKEDADQLGGPIRVAQVSGQVATLGIVALVNLAGMLSVSIGLINLFPIPMLDGGHLAFYAVEAVRGKPLSAKSQEFGFKIGLAMVLSLMFFATFNDITQIFLR; encoded by the coding sequence ATGGAATTTCTTCAAAGCGTGTTTTCAGCCGGTTCCGGCCTGCTGGGCTACGCAATTCCCGCCCTGTTTGTTCTGACAATCGTTGTCTTCTTTCACGAGTTGGGGCACTTTCTGGTCGGGCGCTGGTGCGGTGTGACGATCAAGGCTTTCTCGATTGGATTTGGCCGTGAATTGTTTGGCTTTTACGATAAGCACGGGACACGCTGGAAATTCAGTCTTATCCCTCTGGGCGGTTATGTGAAATTTGAAGGCGACGAAAATGCCGCCAGCGTTCCGGACCAAGAGGCACTTGATTCCATGGGCAAAGATGCCCGCGAAGGCTCTCTGCATGCCCAGCCCCTCTGGGCGCGGGCAGCGATTGTTGCTGCGGGGCCGATTGCCAATTTCCTTCTTTCTATCGTTATTTTCGGAACCCTGCTGTTTGCCTATGGCAAGCCGTTGATGGTGCCGCGCGTCGATAGTGTGGTCGAGGATAGCGCTGCTGCGGAAGCTGGCTTCAAACCCGGTGACATCATGGTGTCAATTGACGGAACGCCGATTGAGGCCTTTGTCGATGTCCAGCGGGTTGTGGCGCTGAGTTCCGAAGACACGCTGAAAATTGTTGTTGATCGCGATGGTAAGTTGGTCACGCTATCTACGACACCGCGGCGCACGGAAGTGACGGATCAGTTTGGCAACAAACAGAAAATTGGCGTGCTGGGGATTCGTCACCAGGCTCGCCCAGAAGATGTGAAGCTGAAGAAATATGGTCCGGTCGAGGCTTTGTGGGGCGGCGTTGAAGAAACCTATTTCATAGTCGAGCGGACATTGGGCTATATCGGGCGCATTTTCGTTGGTAAGGAAGATGCTGACCAGCTGGGCGGACCCATTCGTGTGGCTCAGGTGTCCGGGCAGGTGGCGACATTGGGAATTGTGGCGCTGGTCAATCTGGCAGGAATGCTGTCTGTCAGCATCGGGCTAATCAACCTGTTTCCCATTCCGATGCTTGATGGTGGGCATCTGGCTTTTTACGCAGTCGAGGCGGTTCGAGGAAAGCCTTTGTCGGCCAAGAGTCAGGAATTTGGATTCAAGATCGGACTGGCAATGGTCTTGTCATTGATGTTCTTTGCAACGTTCAATGACATTACGCAGATATTCTTGCGTTAG
- the bamA gene encoding outer membrane protein assembly factor BamA, with amino-acid sequence MKNLKTIAWGAALATVMSVGVPLGPVDLFSISPAFAQTVSRVVVRGNARVSDDTIRSYVQVKPGQRASAFAIDESLKALYQTGLFKDVKIRRSGGSLVVDVVENAVINRIAFEGNKRLEDKNLEGIVTSKSRGILSETKIRTDAQRILEAYRRSGRFGAKVEPKVIDLGRNRADLVFEINEGEKTAVSRVSILGNKAFSDSRLQRVIDTKETNWLSWFTKNDVYDAERLAADEERLRKFYLNHGYADFRVVSSIADLDRERNVFFVSITVDEGEQYKIGDVEIDSAVPDVDAESLRSEVKTKSGDVYRQDAVSDTLEDMTIEISKSGYAFARVSPRADRDYENKTINLVYQVDEGARAYIERINIRGNTRTRDYVIRREFDMAEGDAFNRVLLDRAKRRLNALGFFEKVEINTAPGSSSDRVVLNVDVVEKGTGSVAIGGGYSTTDGLIADISITEKNFMGRGQYLRAASGFGTSKRNYAFSFTEPYFLGRRMSAGFDLFRETYEDNATRDYDYQRTGGTIRFGLPITNDLSFNPYYTYESKKLSKYTGTSVAILQSQKEGTTIKSAVGYRLVYNTLDDMQKPSEGIFARFSQEVAGVGGDVKFVRSTIDARYYRELHPAWGLVGMLRVGAGHIEGYGNDDVRLLDAFNQGGETIRGFAPNGYGPRDKASGDAIGGKTYVNATAELQFPIRGLETLGISGSVFADAGTLFGSDAASGSYNDDGSIRSSVGAGLIWASPFGMLRLDYAYALSKESYDDTQSIRFGAASNF; translated from the coding sequence ATGAAAAATTTAAAGACCATCGCTTGGGGTGCGGCTCTGGCAACCGTGATGAGCGTGGGCGTTCCGCTTGGTCCCGTCGATCTTTTTAGTATTAGCCCTGCATTTGCGCAGACCGTTTCGCGAGTTGTGGTTCGGGGTAATGCCCGTGTATCCGACGATACGATCCGGTCCTATGTGCAAGTTAAGCCAGGTCAGCGTGCCAGCGCGTTTGCGATTGATGAATCGCTGAAAGCGCTTTACCAGACCGGGTTGTTCAAAGATGTCAAAATTCGCCGTAGCGGCGGCAGCCTTGTTGTCGACGTTGTCGAGAATGCGGTTATTAACCGCATCGCCTTTGAAGGCAACAAGCGTCTTGAAGACAAGAATCTCGAAGGGATCGTTACCTCGAAAAGCCGCGGCATTCTGAGCGAAACAAAGATTCGCACGGACGCCCAGCGCATTCTTGAGGCTTATCGCCGTTCGGGACGTTTCGGCGCGAAGGTTGAGCCCAAGGTGATCGACTTGGGGCGCAATCGTGCTGACTTGGTGTTTGAGATCAATGAGGGCGAAAAGACTGCGGTCTCCCGCGTGTCGATCCTTGGCAACAAGGCGTTCAGTGACAGTCGCTTGCAGCGGGTGATTGATACCAAGGAAACCAATTGGCTGAGCTGGTTCACCAAGAATGATGTCTATGACGCCGAACGTCTGGCCGCTGATGAAGAACGGCTGCGTAAATTCTATCTCAATCATGGTTATGCCGATTTCCGCGTCGTTTCGTCGATTGCGGATCTGGACCGCGAGCGTAACGTCTTCTTCGTTTCCATTACGGTTGACGAAGGCGAGCAATATAAAATTGGTGATGTCGAGATCGATAGCGCTGTGCCTGACGTGGATGCAGAGAGCCTGCGGTCTGAGGTGAAAACCAAATCTGGTGATGTTTATCGTCAGGACGCTGTTTCCGATACCCTCGAAGACATGACCATCGAGATTTCCAAATCCGGTTATGCCTTTGCTCGGGTGAGCCCTCGTGCAGACCGTGATTATGAAAACAAGACCATCAATCTGGTTTATCAGGTGGATGAAGGTGCGCGCGCCTATATCGAACGTATCAATATCCGTGGTAACACCCGGACCCGCGACTATGTTATCCGTCGTGAGTTCGATATGGCTGAGGGCGATGCCTTCAATCGCGTTCTTCTGGATCGTGCGAAACGGCGCTTGAACGCGCTTGGCTTCTTCGAAAAAGTCGAAATCAACACCGCTCCGGGTAGTTCTTCTGACCGCGTTGTGCTGAATGTTGACGTTGTTGAAAAAGGCACCGGTTCTGTGGCCATTGGTGGCGGTTATTCCACCACAGACGGTCTGATTGCTGATATCTCGATCACCGAGAAGAACTTCATGGGTCGTGGCCAGTATCTGCGTGCAGCGTCCGGTTTCGGGACCAGTAAGCGGAATTATGCCTTCTCCTTCACCGAGCCTTATTTCCTTGGTCGTCGGATGTCAGCTGGCTTCGATTTGTTCCGTGAAACCTATGAAGACAATGCGACGCGCGATTATGACTATCAGCGTACAGGCGGTACCATTCGTTTCGGTCTGCCGATTACCAATGATCTGTCCTTCAATCCATACTATACGTATGAGAGCAAGAAGCTTTCTAAGTATACCGGTACATCCGTTGCCATTCTGCAATCCCAGAAGGAAGGCACAACGATCAAATCCGCCGTTGGCTATCGGTTGGTCTATAATACGCTCGACGATATGCAGAAACCGAGCGAAGGTATCTTTGCACGCTTCAGTCAGGAAGTTGCCGGTGTTGGCGGTGATGTGAAGTTCGTCCGTTCGACAATTGATGCGCGCTATTATCGTGAATTGCATCCCGCTTGGGGTCTCGTCGGTATGCTGCGTGTCGGTGCTGGTCATATTGAAGGCTATGGCAACGATGACGTGCGTTTGCTTGATGCCTTTAACCAGGGCGGCGAGACAATCCGCGGCTTTGCGCCAAATGGCTATGGTCCGCGCGACAAAGCGTCCGGCGATGCAATTGGCGGCAAAACCTATGTCAATGCGACAGCCGAACTCCAGTTCCCGATCCGTGGTCTTGAAACCCTCGGTATCAGCGGTTCGGTCTTTGCTGACGCAGGTACATTGTTTGGTAGTGATGCCGCAAGCGGCAGCTACAATGACGACGGTAGCATCCGGTCATCCGTTGGTGCTGGTCTGATCTGGGCTAGCCCGTTCGGCATGCTGCGTCTTGATTATGCCTATGCGCTTTCGAAAGAAAGCTATGATGACACCCAGTCCATTCGCTTCGGCGCTGCATCCAACTTCTGA